A single genomic interval of Cucumis sativus cultivar 9930 chromosome 5, Cucumber_9930_V3, whole genome shotgun sequence harbors:
- the LOC116404100 gene encoding calmodulin-binding protein 60 A-like, translating into MPLNHAIVGNDKIIRLANGFVQLNDLSFSDNSSWTKTKKFRLGVKFVDDEIKTKFPRIEGAISEPFRVMDQRGEGYKKHHPPSRGDKIWRLEGIAKNGAYLQRLSSNEIKNVDDFLKTYKQKGSTYLKQLLGEKVSIGEQKKKRGKGGWAAAG; encoded by the exons ATGCCACTTAACCATGCCATTGTTGGGAATGATAAGATAATTCGCTTGGCAAATGGGTTTGTACAGCTTAATGATTTGAGCTTTAGTGACAATTCAAGTTGGACCAAAACTAAGAAGTTTAGATTGGGAGTGAAATTTGTGGATGACGAAATCAAAACTAAGTTTCCAAGAATTGAGGGAGCTATCTCCGAACCTTTTAGAGTGATGGATCAGCGTGGTGAAG GGTACAAGAAACACCACCCTCCAAGTAGGGGAGATAAAATCTGGCGATTAGAAGGAATTGCCAAAAATGGTGCATATCTCCAACGCTTGTCCTCCaacgaaataaaaaatgtggatGATTTTTTGAAGACTTATAAACAAAAGGGTTCTACTTACCTGAAACAG CTACTTGGTGAGAAAGTCTCTATCGGcgaacagaagaagaagagaggaaaagGAGGGTGGGCGGCGGCTgggta